The DNA window TGAGAACCTCTGCGCGTTCGTGCGCCTTATTTCAGAGAAGATTTGGCGAATCATTTCCGAAATAATGGagagcaagaaaaataaagttgatTAGAAGCGAGAACGGAGAAGCACACCCTCATCTTTCTTTACAGCTTTGCAAGGAAATTAGGTAGTTACTTCATAAATGCCTTTTACTCTGTACCTTTGTTGTCTACAGTACCTCATATTTTCAGAGAGTGctttaaaaatgagaagaaagtttaGGTTGGTAAAACAAAGGTAACAACATATTAAAAAGGCTTGAGACATTGACGACTTTTTAAGCTCAGGGGGCTTTGGACCAGAGGGTTATTTCTGAATTCTCAGTgacattatttttctactacctcttctttctatttttggtAGATCTTCATCGTTTTTCCTCGTGTAATAATCATGAATCGGTTCATCACACAAATTTGTATCATCTCAAGTACTTAGATGCATGCGTTCCTACTGCATAAAAAGCCGTAAATTGGTCCGCCCATCCGACGCGAATTCCCTTGGTTGATCAAGGATCAGGGGAAACCCATACTTGCCGATACAAACAACACACCATAGTCTTGAACTGTACCACCAGTGGAAACTGAAATAGTGTGATTAAatcaatatttattcatttattattttatactgTAATAAGTCGAATtgtcctccacaacggtttaccgcttCATAGTAGCATGGAGGTGACTCTGAGCGTCGAATTGCTATGTACAGTGGAAGTACGCTTTCTGGCAGGTCTCCCGAGCTGAAAAGGAATTCGACACCTCCGAcattctcggaatcggaagaatagctaagagtaaaccactgctaagattcaccaccgtcttggcaaaatgttgcaaaggggctccctgatccatataggttgggcggcGATCTATGGTGAAAGATAAACTGCCATGGCAAGGCTGCTTAATAAGGAAAAGTCTATCTGCTACTGCAGCATACCCGGTgtctcagtaccctgcacgcTAGGTCCTCCCGTCTTAGACTTCAAACggtcaggttgctcaggacgtctttgattctggaccgaGGCGACGCACGCAGACTCGCCATGTAGGCTCTTCCAGACTTTGATCTTAGAACGCGaaaacagtgtccacagaggCTGACCTCCTTTTAGGAGCTTATCAAACCGGAGTGTATCAAATTCCACTTGATGCCTCTACacgagaccaagtgcagaaggagcgacgtacgacagatgaatgacgggaCACTCGTCATcagtggagagaaggttccgtcgcgaaatgtaggtgGCGTTGGGTTTGtcgtgcacccatctgtcgtccatcttgtcgattctcagaAGATCCTTCCACGttgtctggccattcttcgcttCCGCCCTTTGTGCCAAAAGCATCATCCACCAGCATCATAAACTGCTACTCACAAGCATCAGCAACTGATGAATCCGAAGTGGGCTCGTTTTATAAGGTGGTGCaggaagtgatccgcaacgagtagtttttctacaaattcgttgtcggagacttcaatgCAAAACTAGGAGAGACCGACGAAAAGGAATACATGATCAGAAGATTTGGTCCAGCGGAtcggaatgaaaacggcaattGTCTCTCCGAGCTGTTGTCCGCCACCCCCTTCTTTCatggaaattctcttttcatgaaaaaagatcatcgtcggtgggcACAGAAATCGCCCAATGGCACGACTCCTGCGGAGAACGACGACATACTCACAAACTGGAGGTAGTGCCTTGACGACTCGGTAGAAGAATCCTgctgtagtggttctgatcaccgtctcttCCGTGCACAAACTAAGCCACACAATGGTAAAGAACATCTGCTGTCAGAAACGAAGGAGAAACGAATTCGTCTACTATGATGGCGTACTTGAGGACAcgttgtcccaaggtgactggcacatcgaggaggactaAAACGTAGattacgagatgctgctcagagggcTGCTAGCCTGCGCTGAAACTGCACGAGAAACTTGGAACTAATTTTGaaaaccaccaaggaattgttggaaagatggaaaactctgatccgaatgcatcccACATTGACCAGTTAGTAGTAAACACTAGTTGAAGAGAAGCAACGCGGGAGGATCTTTAGAAAAACAGACAGTAGAAGATTtcggaagcagcacaaaggaGGACACGTCTAAAAGGAATACATGATCAAAAGAAACgaaccttttcttttcatcaaatccagtgtcaagcccgatcgtCCCCAATGGTAAAGCTGCACCACGGATTCTTTCTTTGGAAGTACGAATCGCTTATCAAGTTGATACATGACAGTCGCTATCATGTATTAACCtttgtcgactatgagaaagctttGACAAAGTAGAAACGAATGAAggatacgtgttgatggaagattcctctAAAATCGACTTGATTCGAGAGGAATCTCAACTTCGCATTGCGGACATCGAGCCCTTTTTGTGAAGTACTGATAAAGCAGAGACGATGCTCAAGGAATAAACGTaacagggaagagaataggattgcgaataaacagaaagaaagcaaagcTTATTAAAAACGCCTTCTGTGAGGACttaggagtacaacttgaaggctgtcaaatcgtggaaacttcgtcacaTGTTCACCTTGGAAATACGGAATACGgagaacgacttgaaggaagaaataaataggaggatgagagcagcgtgggcaGCATTTGCtcccgtcagggaagctactgACCAAATTACAGACCAAGATCACCATGCCCATTTGTTCggctcgacagttcttccagctcCCTGTCCACAGCGGAGTCGTAGACAGACAATACTACTACGTCCAGGAAGCTACTCGCTATCTACAGAGCCCCTGAGTAATGTATTCTAAGGCTTAGCCGCCGTGTGCAACATCAAGACGGTCTTCGCAGCCCCGACTTAGGAGGAATGTCCGGTCTTGGCGACCCtgcggaatatatatatatatatatattaaaagCGAAGCTTGGGTcaaaattatgagaaaaatcgaCGACAGATGGACTCCATAGTGGATTCCAAGAAGTGCTAAACGCCTTCGAGTAAGCAGTAAGCTCTGATGAGGAGTGAGACAAGGAAAGGAAGACGCAGAACGTTCCCCTAAACGCTGATCGAGAATCCTGTATGAATTGTGAGGAATGTGACAACCGACGGTAACGGAAAAGGTAATCGACGACCTTGATCACAAATGTTAATCAGCGCAGGTTAAGTGATGATCACTCATCATCACTTAACCTGCGCTGTTGCTGTGGATGCTCACTGActcaaaacaagaaattcagTAAAATCGATCAATAGGTCAGAGAATTTAATTTAACCACATATCGAACAATATTACAAATACTCTAAGAATAGTAATCTCCAACATAAAGCCTAAATACTTCGTGCAGTAGATTTGCAACGAATGTGCAAGAAAATCGCCAGAACCAATCATTATTCACATCGTGGGGTACAGATATTTGTGATCAGCATCGTCGAATATCATCAAAACCCATTTTAGTCAAGTTCATGATCTGGGGAAGGAGAGATCGGGAGCCGAGTTCAAAAAAGCCCGGTATATTCAATGAAGCCGCTGGGGGCTTCATTCAATATACCGGAATATAACGAAAGAGAAACATGCGAGACACCTGCGCATACCTGGGACATGGGCAATTAAAACAACAGCTGTAGAGGCATTATTAGCTGTCTGCTACGTATACAAAAACGAGTAAACGAGAAACACGGAACAGCAATGTCCTAAGCACAAGGGAGGGAGGCATCTTTACGGTTGTGAATACAACTGCAATTGTGAATCAATGTCGTAGTTTTACTATTTCATCTTCTGGGTTGCAAGAATTTCTGAGATGGCTGATCTTCTCGAGCATGGACTATCTAGAAATTGAGATACATTTAGTCACGCTGCTTCCGAAGCTCCTGATCACTGAACTCTCTGAAGTTTGAAGCCATCCATCTGATAAATATAAGGTTTTATGTCTAAGTATCACTAATGTTGGaacggagaaaaaagcaagaggACTGGTAAATAACATGAGAAAATCTCTaaataacatgaaaaaagtaaataacacGAGATCTATCGCGATCTCATGTAGTACATCACAAACACTCTTACCTATTGGGTCTCCTCTCCTGGTTCTATTGAAGATACACTTAGTTACGAAAGTTTATTTGCTCATATTACCTCATTAGtcttagaaatttcaaatcttaaaataaaaagatgccGTGGTTGAAGAGACAGAAATCAGTTGCGGAAAGTTTGGTTCGCATGACGACTCGTATTCTGCTGAAGTTCCACTTGCAACCGCAACACAGTGTTTATTAACAATCAAAatgacaataaaaataatacgcTAACCCCAAATCTTTGCAGGTGCAGAAATGATTTGGATGCGTAGTATAAACAGTACAGTGTAGAAGCGACAGAGATCCTTGCTGGAATCACACGtccttcgtttttcttttcatttaccTATTACTGTTTTCTGTATTCCTCTCCCTTTATTACACTCTGTTCCCCTTGATACTATATTATTTGCATATTACTTACTATATTAGTTGCAACTGTTTTCCCTTCTAGAAAACGTAGTGGGTAATTGAAGGTAATTTGTTTTGCAAATGTTGTTTTTAGGCCATGTTCTTCTCAATTATTATTGTCGGAAACAttgttccttgatttttttatttatctactcGGCTGTTGCGTTTGATATATGCATTATGGAGTATGAGTCTTGTTTGATACAAGTTTAACCTCATGCAATTAACTCGTTGAGTGTTGTCCTTAATTTCCatctactattatttttcagtttaCTACTATTCATAACATTAGCTTTCAGCTTTTCTTTTAGAACTTTATTATAAATGGAGCTGGTTAAAACCCTTCAAAGAACTATTGGCTTCATTAACAATCTTGtttagtcgggtcaaagcggtgcagttgcgtaagctgttgcgcccgaagccgtgaagatagcggttagaatcgaggttgGACCATTGCAAACTAAACGAAAGAACGTTAGAACGGTAGTATAAGGGGTCTTCACTCCACTCTAACCTCCCCACTGCACCGCTATGGGggtaaccgcttacgcaactgtctcATGCTGTTTTCACCCTATTATAAGAGTGTGATAAAAAAGGATGGCGGAATAATGAATCGAAACAAACGTAGTTAACTCAACATATAGAAAATGTTGTCTCCTTCTAATCAAGTCTAGCGGTGGAAGCgactacaaaagaaaaatgaaatggacaATCGTTGAGTGCATGGGACAAAATGTGATAACGACCAGAAAAAGGAATCAAATCTAACTCAGTAACTCTCTTTTATAATGACGAGAATGACAAGGAACATAAGAAAGTGGATAGAAATAAGAGGAAGTGCTTTTTGCGTGCCTTGGTGTACTAACATGGCTAATCCGTGGTCTCCACTGTGAGTGATTTTGTAGTATGCTATATTGGAACAGGTGAGGGATCCGCCTTCAAAAATACTGTGCGCGACTTCATCACTTCTTTCAGCGAGACTTCGAGTAATCCAAAGGACACAAAACAGCATAAACTTTGACATCAATATACGTACAACAATATGAACGTGACAAGCGTATTTTAATACGTAATTGATTACATTAACATCTTTGGGGGTGTGGATCTTGGTGAAGAGGAAGACCAAGTTGAAAGCGCTAGTACGAAAcaatcaaaagaaaacgaaaccaAGTTTAGTGGAGACATAGCGGTGAGTGAGGGCTTGGTTTGAATGTGCAGAAAAAGCTATTAGGAGTATCATGAGGACATaaattgcgctcgaagcattGCGTATAATGAAAGGAatagaaaattatggaaaaaatgttCCGCCACAGTCCGAACATCCGGCAAGAATACAAACAAGTGTTTTGTCTATATCCGGAAGAAAGGTGGTTAGCAGTTAAGCATCATTCTGGAAGTAAATCCAGAGCGTGAAGGGCAGCAAATTGTGGAACCCTGTGACGTAAATTGAAATAGAAGGCGTACGAATAATTATTCACAGCAGTAATGTCGCGACTCGCATCGCTCCTCACGATCAAAGTCTGGCCGGGAGCATTGCTAACCGCGCTCGGTAGCCAAAGGCGCGCGCTCTCACCAGCGTACTCTGCGATTGGTTGCCGTCTCCCGCGGAGCTCCGCCCACTCCGGCCCAGGATATATAAGGGAGCTGATTTGCCAGCCTTCTGggggttttcttttctgttttctttcgatCGTTTATTCGAATTGATTTCGCAGTAGGCTCGGTATACGTTAACGCATCGCTCCGTTGTATTCGCCTCACGTTTGGGTAGTGGTGCTTTGTTGTGTGTTATGATGAAAGAAGTAGTACGCACGTGCAGGACACGTGACGGGAAAGTGATGTAACACCTTgggaaagtaaagtaaagaagaacCACAACAAGGCAGGGAGTGCCACGCCGTCGCGTAACGCCTTGGTGGCACGCGGTCAGCGCTAGCCGGCATTGTCCACATATAAATATTTCCCCCAATTTAGTAGAGTCTGTATGATTTCCCATCCCTCAAGATACTGTAGTTCGCCATAATAGAGAAGTTAATAAACATGCAATGTAGCAGTGCTGGAGCATGAGATGGCTACTGAAAGACAGGCGGCCCGAGGAAGAGGGCAGGAAACATCTAGGGTGCATAAAGGGAAAGGGGGAGCAGGTTCGCTGACCACCGGAGAGAGCTCCTATAGCCGAGACCGAACCCCGAGTCGCAACAAGTAACAAGGAAGGCGGAGTAGTAAAACAGTAGTAACAAAACGAAGAGCCTTTTGTACATATTTGGCAGATTCAATAAAGGTAGTAGGTGCTCATAAGCACTCTGTAAGCAGCGACCAAGGAAGTGCACTGACAACAAAGAAGGAAGTGGACTGGCGAAGATATGGAAGTTTGGGTGGGATTGAACACCTATGCTGTTGAGTATCGTTTCTATCGGCCAGGCGACCGATGCACTTACAAAAGCACTTTCTGCTTGTTTTGTAACATTTCTTCTACCACCGGCTTGTAAACAATCCAAGCaggaatattatattatattcgctAATAGTAAAAGGCCATAAAAATCGAAAGAATTGAATAGCAGTATTCAGGTTATTCAAACCGAAGAACACCTTTTCATTGCCTTCTGGCTACAGCGAAGATATGAGCAAACCATATATAGATAATCATGGAAGTGACGCGTGCTGATACGTTGTTATTGTAGTCGGAATATTCGATTTTCGATGAAGCTGAGCATAACAAAATGTTGTATTGATCTTGGATAAACTGTAcatgaaattgttgattttattgtttcagCAAATCACCTTCTTCGGTGCCGATTTCATTTACAGCTTGAATGTTCAAATCTCTCCACGACTATGCCGACAGACAAATCCTACTATTGAACTACGTATCGATCGACTAAGTGCTCAACTTGAATTGGAGAAGCCTAGTAGCGCCTGTTGACTGGTCGATCACGAGAGCGAATGATTCGAACGTTGCATTTAGATCAGAAGAGCCTTCCGAGATATTGCGCGAGTTCTCGCGTGATCATATGCAATCTCCTGGCCTACATGAGAGGGTTTTTGCAGTGGATCCAAATTGtctccagaaattttcgatgtctTTAGCCAATGTGTTTAGCTTTGTGTCGGAGAATTGAACTCTGATTTTAAATTTGActcaggtttttttcttgttcaatgGGCGCTTTAAGCCGTCGATTCCCGTGATTTGTTCTTGCCACTCACATGCTCCTTGATAGGAATGTATATCAGTCGCATTTCTTTACCGAAATATTCGTCGCCAATGGTCGTGCAAGAAATAAGGTACTATAGATTACATTTTCCTACAATTCCCTGCTCTACATGTTTGACAAATAATATATTTTGCTGTTGTTGGTGAAAATATCTGGTCAGAGCACTCACTAACCGCAAGCAtcgtattttctttcaaaataatttcatcTGCAGCTTTTCAAATTTGGAGTTCTGTTCTTTTGCACAACCTAAATAGGTAAGAAACTGTTTgtgttttatgatttttttctagtcttTACTTCTATGACGATTTTTCAGCAGTTTCAACTAATGTAGCGTAATTAACCCTTTGACGACAGCGCAGCTCAACGGTGAGCCGCGCTTTTTTGGTCGCGTGCGACATTGTGGCTCAACGCACGCAACGTTGAGGCGCACAGTTTCCAACGGTTATTTTCAGTGACTtgccaatttttcaaaagtgtttTATACTTGATTGGTTTATTATCTTCGAAAATATCATACACAACATGGACATGGAAAAAGGTTCCtatcttttgaaaacaagaaagagaaagaataaaaaagaaacaagttcAAGAGTTAATTGCAATTCACAGTTTTTGTGCATTCTTTAGAAACTTAGGAGAAACTCTTTAGAAACAAAATTGGCTTTTTCATTCACTACAAATATTCCAATTAAGTTGCTGACCTCAGCGGAATATGTCTCTTTAAATTTAGGATCCTTTTCCTGTGCTCTGCTTGCTCGTTTCTTCGACTACTGACAATATCTCCTGGTCCGAATATAGCTCATAAAAATCGAGTGGTTTGTGACAGCTACGTGACTGATCATATTTAATGTTGAATCAagttgttgagaaaatttccagtcaTCATGAGCTTCTGCGTCGCTTAACCATTCGCCTATTCACTCTCACTATCTGACACCGGCAATCTCTTATTACTTCTCGAATCAGACTCCTTATCCGCGACCAGCATTCACGCATCACTGAAgatagaaccattttctgTACATTCCTCACCAGATACATCGAGTAGTCTTTTAAAAGTATTCTCCAAATCGTCTAACTCAGATTCGTACATCTTTGGCTGCTAAAACTCAATTGACTATATGTAAGCAGAATgaaggaaagtaaaaaagtcttataataacaaacaaatacaagACAAATTATGTGAAAACCCCAAAGCTTTGCACtcagaaaaaagtggtaaccGTGGGAAAGCgcggctcaacgttgagccgcGGTTGCACAGTGTCCTAAAACGTGCCTGTTTCACGCGCCAGATACGCATGAACGTACACTGTCGTCAATgcgttaaaaacaaaaatcacaacCATTAAACtctattgcaaaaaaaaacatgcgatGATGTCCAAGAGCTTACACGCAGTAATGATATTCCCCGCAATTCCTGGCTTCCGTGACAGATAGCTTCTTGTGGATAGGAAATATGATAGCTGGTATCAACGAGTCAGGTATTCCTTttaatccatattgaacgatTGATTATCACCGCAGAAGGAAGAGCAGATTCCGGCATTTTcggtattattatttttttatataattacATAATCTTTGCTAGATTTCCACCTTCCCTTTTTGAATGCAGACTCGAAATTCTAACTCCGCCGGTGGTTATTCgcttaaaggtagcatatcacgaatctggggtggtggagatttcaggtggagtatccgtatacgggtcgtagattaaagAGAGAACGaagattccgtccacttcttcgaACGaaggtagttccgctcatctctccctgcatcactgcaaacaaccgcctccagaaagccgttttgtacgacgctatCTATTGTATTGTACTCCACACGTTGCGCCTCCTCCTCCCTGCGTTtgttcgaaaatcaattcagatTGCCCtaggcagtaagggatgcCAAGCTTCATTCAGGGGCCGgatgcttgcagtgattcagagagagagagagagagagagagagagagagagagagagagatgagcggaaccactccggtcACCATAAGCTACgacgccgtatacgaatactccacctaaaatccgtaccactccaaattcgtggtatgctgcctttaacgcgGTGTATGTCGGTAGTTGGGTGCCAACAAATCCAGAGACAGACGGTACATACTTGGCAGTCCAGCAAGGTGTCGAAATATTCCTGCCAGATGGGCAAGGTTGCCTTCGCGACAGCGACTCCGTTGGCAGTGTCGAGGACGGGCGCATATACTGTTTCAGCAGAGTATATGGCTTTCTCAAGTTCTTGTCCTCTCATGCCTTTTCGAACTATTCGCTGTTGACGTCCATTCATTCTCACGATCACATTTCAGCCGACGAGCCTCACTTCTCAGACCTTCCTTCTCAGACCCCTCTCCGAACTAAGATCACCAGTAGCGCGAGCAATATATGCAAAATTGCAAGCGAATCTTGCCTCTGAGGAATCATCACGAACTCTTCCTGAGCTTCAGAGTCGAGAGCATTTTCCTTGAAACTTTACATCCACTCTCCTCCTGGTCCGCAATCAAATATTGATCGGATTTCCTTCGCAGAACTTCCTCCTGCACTTATAGTCTTTCAGGCATCCCAAATGGAGCTTCGGTTGACGTTGAAGTCCATGACTCCTTTTCTGGAACCGTACTACCAACTCGAGAATAACTGATGCTTGGTCTGAATTGAATGCGACGTCTCAAACTGCTTTTGTATTTCGGATTTCCCACAAGAAGATGCTCTTCCTCAGGACGCAATCGAGGGGAAGATTGAAGGTCGTCAGCTTCCTCTTTCGCTGCTCTTCTAGCGTCAAAGTGGTTGTTCCTTGACCCGAGGCCTGATGGCATCGATCATTCCTTTTAAAAGCGAATGCAATGAGGTTCCTTTGCTAGCAATGGTCTATCAGGCGATTTCCGTGATCCTATGTTTGGTTTGCGGTAAAGTGCTTCTTTTCAGCACAGAGCTTACAAGGTCAGACATTTGTGGTGAGTCCTCGCAGAAACCTCGTCACAACTCAAGTTACAATTCAAAAGCTGATGCGGAAAACCGTGCTGCTGAATTGCTCCGCTAGCAGTAAGTATGGTGTCAGGATTCCACGCGTAACTGACTTTGTTGGTGAAGACCCTCAAAGGTCATGTTGCAAGACCCCCTCGTTTTTCACGAAGATGCAGTTTTTAATTCTGTTCAGTTTCGTTATTCAAGCCCTTATCAAAGACGATTTGAAtcatactttaaaaaaagtggttcATTATCGTTCGTACCTCCAGTTAACTGAGTTTTGGTGTTTTCGGTTTTAAAGACTGTGATAAGATAAAACAAAACGAGAATCAATCCATCTATA is part of the Necator americanus strain Aroian chromosome V, whole genome shotgun sequence genome and encodes:
- a CDS encoding hypothetical protein (NECATOR_CHRV.G19796.T1), encoding MMLLAQRAEAKNGQTTWKDLLRIDKMDDRWVHDKPNATYISRRNLLSTDDECPVIHLSYVAPSALGLV
- a CDS encoding hypothetical protein (NECATOR_CHRV.G19797.T1), with amino-acid sequence MPSGLGSRNNHFDARRAAKEEADDLQSSPRLRPEEEHLLVGNPKYKSSLRRRIQFRPSISYSRVGSTVPEKESWTSTSTEAPFGMPERL
- a CDS encoding hypothetical protein (NECATOR_CHRV.G19798.T1) gives rise to the protein MGYHREELSATGLGSRNNHFDARRAAKEEADDLQSSPRLRPEEEHLLVGNPKYKSSLRRRIQFRPSISYSRVGSTVPEKESWTSTSTEAPFGMPERL